The window GCCGTCATAAACGGCTGTATAAACCTCCATTCTCCTTGCATCTATCAATGGTACTACAAAATCATAGTTATGGCCTAGAAAAGGCTCTATCATGCTTTCAAGGGAATTTACTGCCATCAAAGGAATTTTCAGACCATAACAAAATCCTTTTGCAGAAGCTGCTCCTATTCTTAAGCCTGTGTAGGACCCCGGTCCTTTACCCAGGCAGACAGCTTCGATATCTTTAAGTGAAATTCCTGCTCCTTCCAATGCCCATTCCACATAGGTATGAAGACTTTCAGACTGTTTGTAATTTTCAGAAACTTCTTCGCATACACACAGCAGTTTTTCATTGTCTGATACAGCTACCGAGCAGTTCCTGGAAGAGGTTTCAAGATATAGAATTTTCATTTTTTTGTTTTAAGCTGACCGCAACATTGCCAAAGGCAAGATTGCTTATAATTTCTGCAAATTTAATCCATTATTTTGGACTATTTTCTATAAATCGTTCTTGGCTCCGCCTGAGCGCTCGGATAGATGGTCATATCTGAAATGGTAACGTGTTTGGGTGCATTAATGCAATACGCGATGGCATCGGCAATATCCTCTGCCTTCAGGGCTTCATAGCCTGCATATACCGTTGAAGCTTTTTCGCTGTCTCCCTTGAACCTTACCAAAGAGAAATCTGTCTCTACCGCTCCCGGCTGAATATTGGTTACTTTAATGCCGAATTCAGTAAGTTCCAGTCTCATGCCTTCAGAAATTACATCTACTGCTTTCTTCGTTGCACAGTATACTACTCCGTTGGCATAGGTTTGTCTTGCGGCAACTGAACTGATGTTTACAATATGACCTAAATTTTTAGTTTTCATAACCGGAATGATCATTTTGGAAACATAGAGCAGTCCCTTCACATTTCCGTCAATCATGGAATCCCAGTCATCTGTTTTGCCAGCTGATAACGGATCTAATCCATGAGCATTACCGGCATTATTGATCAGAACGTCAATATCTTTCCAGTTTTCAGGAAGTGAATTAATGGCAGTTTCCACCTGCTCAAGATTCCTTACATCAAACTTTAAACTAAATATTTCGGTATATTGAGATAACTCAGACTTTACAGCTTCCAGCACTTCATTTCTTCTTCCACAGATGATGATTCTGTTTCCTTGTTTTGCAAGAAGCTCTGCAGTGGATTTTCCTATTCCGGAAGTGGCTCCGGTGATTAAAATTGTCTTCATAAAATTGTTTATTAATTGGCATCAAAGGCCTGAAATGCATCTTTGATATGGTCAATCATTAAGTTCTTATTTTCATCAGGAAGAACGGAGATAATATCAAATCTGACCTCGTTATTTTTATTCAATTCTTCCATATAGTGATTGGCTGCAGAAACTATAGATTTAATTTTAGTTTTGGTGACAGCTTCCTGTGGCAGCATAAATGCATCGGTAGACCTGGCTTTAACTTCCACAACAATAATCAGATTGTCTTTTTCTGTGATGATATCAATCTCTGCTTTTTGGAAACGAAAGTTTCTGACCAGAATTTTATATCCGTTTTTCTTAAGATAATCAGCGGCCATATCTTCTGCTATTTTTCCAAAATCGTTATGGTGAGCCATATTATAAATGTAAGAGTCCGGAGATAGGAGTTGGTATTTTAAAACTCAATCTTTACTTTAGAGCCTACTTTCATTTGTACGTTTGCACCGATTAAAAGAGGTCTGTTGTCTTTAATATGTCCATTCGGAAAGGCAAATACTACAGGGAATTTGTACTTTGAAACTCTATCAGAGATCAGCTTGTAGGCAAATTCATCAAAGCTTTCTTCATAGCTTTTATTTTCTTTCTCATCTCCCATATTGGTCATGCCGCCAACAATCAATCCTTTGATTTTACTGAAAACTCCAGCCAGCTCCAGACTCATGATCATACGGTCCAGTGCATAGAAGTTTTCTCCGATATCCTCAATAAATAAGATCTTGTCTTTAAAGTCGAAAGAATATTTAGTTCCTAAAAGGGCGTAAATAAGGGCTAAATTACCTCCAACCAATTCTCCTTCAATATTTCCTTCTTTATTAAATTGGTGAGATTTCAGGTTGTATTTTGGCTTTTTACCTTTCAGAATGTCAAAAATCAGATCATAGCTTTCTTCTGTAACTCCAAAACTGGATGTTTTGATGGTCTGTCCGTGGATGGAAACGAAACCTTTTTTCAACAGATAACTTTGAATTACTGTATTGTCGGAATAACCAATGTACCATTTCGGGTTTTCTGTAAAGTTTTTCAACTTCAGGTGCTGAATGAGATGCTGGCATCCGTATCCTCCTCTGGAAGCCCATACAGCTCTGATCTCTGTATCATTTAACGCCCAGTTGATATCTTTTGCTCTTTCCTTTTCTGTTCCGGCATAATTGTATCCGTTTGAAAATCTGGTGTAAAGGTGCTCTCCCAGAACGGGTTCAAAGCCTCTGCTTTTAATCATTTCTATTCCCTTTTCCAGTTGAGAGGCGTCTACCGCTCCGGCAGGGGAAATAACAGCTATTTTGTCTCCTTTTTTAAGAGACTTAGGAAAGATCATTTTTTTCATTTTGTTTTTTGATATTTTACTTCTTTTTTCTCTGCTTCTTCCAGCTGTTTTTCAAACTGATTGAATTTTTTGAAACTTTGCAGGAAAATAAAGAAACTGAATATAATAAGAATGCAGCCAACAACTCTTCTGATCTGGTTGGCCAGTTTTTGTGTTAATTTATCGTGAAACTGCTTGGCAAGAAATATCTTGGCAAGATCTATTGAAAGGTAAGTGGCCAGCACTATGCCTATGTATAAAATAAAACTGCTGGTGTCCGGATATTGATTCCTTACGGAAATTACCGTTACCAGCCAGAAAAGGATTACTCCTACATTCAAAAGGTTAAAGAAAAAGCCATTGAAAAATGTTTTAATATAATTTTGGCCAATAATTCTTTCTTCGCCGGGCAAATGCATCTTTGTTTTGGTCACCAGCATTACAATTCCGTAGATAAAAATAAGAATAGAGGTGATCCTGTAAAACCCGGGATGTTTATCAATTAAACTTACAATATCTGTACTGGCATAATAGGCTGCCACAATACATAATAAATCTGCAGTAATTACTCCAAGATCTAATGAAAGTGCATGTCTCGGGCCTCTGGAAAAGCTGGTTTCAATTAAAAGGAAAAAAATAGGTCCTATAAAAACCAGGCTCAGCATAAATCCTAATATGATGGCAGATAGTACAAGTTCTAACATTAAGTGGGGTTTAAAAATGAATAAAAATTCATTCCGTTTTATACAAAGTTATACTTTATGATTTAATTATTCAATAAAGTTGTGATATATCAAGTGGATTTTAAGGAGAGTTTAATGTGAAATTTTTAATGAAATAGGAGAGGAGCGTGTATTCAAAAGTTTTTGCAACAAAAAATAAAGAGGTCATTCCATTTAGAAATAACCTCTTTTGTCTTATATTTTTGTAAAGTATATTCAGCAATTTTTTTATTCTTCCAAACAGTTTTCATTGAAAACAAACTCGAAATCTTTTCTGATTTTAAGACCAAAAATACCTCTTTCAAAGGTATAAATAACCTGATTTTTAAACAGCATTCTTTTATAATCTATCCAAAAACTTCTGGTCATATAAGAATATTCATAGGCATTTCCACTCAAATAAACGTAAGTTGTTTTTCCTTTCTGATGGCTTCGTACACTTCCAACCTCTGAAACCATACATCTGAAACAATACGTTTCTTTGGTAGGATTCATTCCTGTAACATAATTGATCAGAAAGAATCCATTTATTATTAATGGAAAAGTGACTCCAAAAAATATTTTCTTCCTTGCTTATTGATATTGATAATATTTCTTTTAATTAGAATATTACATAATATAACAAGAACAATCAGAACCAATACAAAAAGATAAAAATTGATAACAGTATTAAAAATGACTGTTATCAATAATATTGCATTTAAGATACTAAAGACAATAGATTTATCTATTCTTGTCATTACTTCACAATCTGGAAATCAAGCTGCTTCTGGATCAAATTGGCTTTTACCACTTTGATCTGAACTTCGTCACCCAGCTGGTATTTGTTTCCGTGTCTTACTCCGTATACGGCATGGGTTTTTGCATCATACATGTAAGAATCATCTACAAGATCTCTCAGCTTGATCAAACCTTCGGCTCCGTTTTCAGGAATTTCTACCCAGAAACCAAATTCTGCCACTCCGGAAATCACTCCTTTGAAAGTTTCTCCCAGATGTTTTTCCATGAATTTCACCTGCATGAACTTGATAGAGTCTCTTTCCGCATCTGCAGCCAGTCTTTCCATGGCGCTGCAATGTTTTGCTTTGTCTTCAAGCTCACCTCTGTTTGGGGATTTCCCTCCATCCAGATAATGCTGAAGAAGACGGTGTGCCAGTAAATCCGGGTAACGTCGGATAGGAGAGGTAAAGTGGCTGTAATATTCAAAACCAAGACCATAGTGACCAATAGGTTCTGTAGAATATACGGCTTTGCTCATACTTCTCATCGCAAGGGTTTCAATCATATTTTCTTCCCCTTTTCCTTTGACGTCATGAAGAAGTTTGTTCAGGGATTCAGCTACCTTTTTGGTATTGGCAAGATTCATTTTATATCCGAAAGTCGCTACAAAATCTCTCAAAGATTCTAATTTTGCCGGATCCGGATCATCGTGAACCCTGTAAATAAATGTATTGTTCGTGATTTCTCCTTTTCTTGAAAGAGAGACAAATTCGGATACTTTTTTATTGGCCAAAAGCATGAATTCTTCAATCAGGTGGTTGGAATCTTTGCTTATTTTAAAATAAACACCTACCGGCTCATTGTTTTCATCCAGATTGAATCTAACTTCACTTCTGTCAAATGTAATGGCGCCTTTTCTGATACGTTCGTGACGTAAAATTTTAGCCAATTTATCCAGTGTATTGATCTCTTCCGCAAGATCTCCCTGTCCGCTTTCGATACGTTCCTGAGCTTCTTCATAAGTAAATCTTCTGTCTGAATGAATCACTGTTCTTCCAAACCACTGTTTCTGAATTTCTGCATTATCATTCAGTTCAAAAACGGCTGAAAAGGTATATTTATCTTCGTGCGGACGAAGTGAGCAAACATCGTTACTCAACACTTCCGGAAGCATGGGTACAACCCTGTCCACAAGATATACAGAAGTCGCTCTTTGATACGCTTCATCATCCAGGATCGTTCCCGGAACTACATAATGAGATACATCAGCAATATGAACCCCGATTTCCCAGTTTCCGTTTTCCAGTTTTCTTATGGATAAAGCATCGTCAAAATCTTTCGCATCCTTAGGGTCAATGGTAAATGTACAGATATTACGCATATCCCATCGCTTTGCGACTTCTTCATCCGTAATGCTTCTGTCTATTTTATCTGCATCTGCTTCTACTTCCGACGGAAATTCATAAGGAAGACCGTATTCTGCGAGAATAGAGTGGATTTCCGTTTCGTGTTCTCCCGGAGCACCCAATACCTGAATAATTTCACCTTCCGGATTTTTATCTCCCGGTCTCCATTCTGTCATTTTTACAATTACCTTATCACCATCTTCCGCTGTGCTGAATTTTCCTTTCGGAATAAAGATATCTGTGTTGATTGACTTTTTATCACAAACTACGAACCCAAAATCTTTGTGGGCAACCTTCTGAAATGTTCCTACAAACTCTGTTCTGTTACGTTCTAAAACTTCCAGAACAGAGCCTTCTAATTTCTTTCCTTTATAATGATAAGTTATAATAAGAACCTTATCTCCCTGCAATGCATCCTTTACATTTTTGGAATGAACGAAGACATCATCTTCCAGTCCTTCCACATTTACATATGCATTTCCGCTTTGGTTGAAATCTATTATTCCGGTAAGTGTTCCTGCAATTTTTAGGTTCACGATATATTTTCCTTTTTCTACTTCTTTGATCTTTTCAGATCCCTGAAGTTTATGCAGTGCCTGGATGACAAGTTCTCTTTGTCTCGGATTTTTGTAATCTATTCCGTCAGCGATCTGCTTATAATTATAAATTTTGGATGAATTCGCATTCATAAAACGGAGGATCAGTCTTCCGATCTCCATCAGTTTTAAATCATTTTTATGACTTATATATTTTCTTTTTTTTGGCATGTTAATTTTCTTTTTAATTAATTGGGTCTTATCTCAAATAAAACCTTTTTCTAAATCTTTCCGCATTCATTCCTTTTAAGGTTATTCAATTTCATCATTAGATTCTTTCCGTGCATCATCAGAAATTATCTTTCAGTTTACTTAGAACGGGAGCTTTAGTTTTGTATAAATTTAATACAATTCTGGAGAAGAAAAGAGAAAAACCTTCTATTAAATATGTTTCAAATATAAGAAAGGCTTTGGAGAATAATAGAGTATATTTTCTATTGAACACTGCAAATGTACGAATAAAAAATAAATAAGGCTTGTAATATGATTTACAAGCCTTATTTATGATTAGCAAACTGCAATTTTATCAACTCTGTTCTGGTGTCTTCCACCTTCGAAGTCTGTTGACAGAAACTGGTCTACAATTTCAATAGCCAGTTCTTTTGATATAAATCTTGCCGGTATTGAAATCATGTTGGCATCATTATGTTGTCTTGCCAGGCTAGCAATCTCCGGCATCCAGCATAATGCACATCTTATTTTCTGGTGCTTGTTCGCCGTGATCTGAACGCCGTTTCCGCTTCCGCAAAGCAGAATTCCCAGCTCATTTTCTCCGTTTTCAACAGAGGTTGCAGCAGGGTGTACAAAGTCCGGATAATCCACACTGTTTGTGGAAAACGTTCCAAAATCCTGTACCTCAAAACGTTCTGAAAGGTAGTTCTTAACAATCTCCTTATATTCATAGCCTGCATGGTCCGCTGCAATAGCAATTTTTCTTTTCATAATACTCTTATTAAACTTTATTAGATTCTATTTCCTTACAAAGGTAAGAATAATAACAATTCGTGTTAGTAAACCCTGAGTTAATTGTGAAAAGGTATGTGAATAACTGTGGAAAACTTTTATCAACTTTCTATTTTTAAAGATCAATTTATTTCGTAATAGAAATTCTTTCCTCAAACTTTTACCACAACTTTCCAGATGTTTTCTTCATCTATCCCCAGCTTTTTCCATAATAAAATAACTAATAACGGAGGTATTTCAAAGTTATCAACATTTGTTAATAAGTGCATGAAACAGCGGGTTTACAATGTTTTATATTGTGAGTTAAATATGAATTGAATAAAAGTTGAATGTTATCAATTTTTAGCCTAAAACTTATCCCCGAAACTAACAACACTCAACAACAACTACATTATTCTTTTTTTTATAAGAGAAAAAATTGTTGATTAATGGGTGATTGGGTTCGGGGAAAGTTTTTGAAAACTTTTATTTTAATCAAAGTGTTGAAAAAGTTTAAAACCTTACATTTGTGAAACGAAAATTCAATGAGTTGCATGAAATTGTTCTGGCGGGATTTCCGGAAAAGGAACCAGGATCCTGCCAAAGAGGTTTCATGAGACTTGGAAAAAAATAGATCTATTTATGAAAACAATCAATGATTTCAATTTTAAAAATAAGAAAGCTCTGGTAAGAGTGGACTTCAATGTTCCTCAGGACGATCAGCTGAAGGTGACAGACAATACAAGAATTGTTGCGGTGAAACCTACAGTAGAAAAGATCCTTAATGATGGTGGTTCTGTCATCTTAATCACACACCTTGGAAGACCTAAAGGGGAAGTGAAAGATGAATTTTCTCTTAAACATATTGTTGGCGAAGTTTCTTCTGTTTTAGGAAAGGAAGTGAAGTTTGTGGATGAGTGTATTGGTGAGAAAGCAGAGCAGGCTGCTGCAGATCTGAAGCCGGGAGAGGTTTTATTATTGGAGAATGTTCGTTTTCATAATGAAGAAGAAAAAGGAGATGCTGCTTTTGCTGAGAAACTATCTAAGCTTGGAGATGCGTATGTAAATGATGCATTCGGTACAGCGCACAGAGCTCATGCTTCTACAGCAGTAATTGCCAAGTATTTTACTTCAACTAAATATTTCGGTTTACTGATGGCTAAAGAGCTTCAGGCTATTGATAAAGTATTAAAGAGTGGGGAAAGACCTGTTACAGCTATCCTGGGTGGATCAAAGGTTTCAACTAAAATTACCATTATAGAAAATATTCTTCCTGCGGTAGATAATTTAATAATCGGAGGTGGTATGGCATTTACTTTTATTAAGGCTCTTGGTGGAAAGATTGGAACCTCTTTGGTAGAAGAAGATAAAATTCCTCTGGCTCTTGAGATTTTAGGAAAAGCAAAAGAGCATAATGTAAAAGTGTATTTACCTTCTGATACGATCATCGCTGAAAGCTTTAGCAATGATGTGGAAAGAAAAGAAGTAGATATCTATGCAATTCCTGAGGGTTGGATGGGGCTTGATGCCGGTCAGAAGTCAAGAGATCAGTTCAATGATGTGCTGTTGAATTCCAGAACCATTCTTTGGAATGGCCCGATCGGGGTTTTTGAAATGTCCAATTTTGCCGGAGGAACTGTTGCATTGGGTGAGAGTATTGCTGAGGCAACAAGACTGGGTGCTTTCTCTTTAGTAGGAGGAGGAGACAGTGTAGCTTTTGTTAAGCAATTTGGATATGCTGATCAGGTAAGTTATGTTTCTACCGGAGGTGGTGCAATGCTTGAAAGTCTTGAAGGACTTGAGTTGCCAGGTGTAGCAGCTATCAATAATTAAGAGAAAAATAATTAATATTTTAAAGCCTGCTAATATAATTAGCAGGCTTTTTTTCTTTTTGAATTTGTAAGAAAATCCTGTATTGATCAGTATCTTCGCAGAATTTTAGATATAACTTATAGTTATGTGTGTTTGGGGTGAATTCTCTTTCAGTTACTTAAGTTTCCAGTAGATCTTATCTTACATTTTATCCTTAAATTCCTATACTATTTAAGATTTTATTTTCACATCTTATCATGAATTCTTATTAAAACTGACTCTATTTTTAGCTATTAAATTTTGAACTTATCGTAAGTTCTCATGATCTTTTTCCAAATGATTTTAGGGTATGTTTTATATAAAATCACTGTTTTATTTGAACTGATTCAGGCAAAATATTCTATATGAATCAAAGTGTTTTTCTCTGATCCTATTTTTTCTCCATTAAGATTTTCAATATTTTTTCAAGGCATAATCTTTAGACTTAAGTTTTGCATTTTATTTTTCGGAATTTTATTTTTTGAAGGAGAGATTTGATAACTATTTTCGTATTTAAAGAATGGCCTGTAATCTTTATTTTATTTCATATATAAGTGAAGACTTTGTATTTAATTGTATATCAGTAATTAAGCTATTAATTTTTTTATTATTCTGTTTTTATTTTACTTATTAAATATCATAGAATGAATATGTTATGTGTTTTTTAAGATAAATTTTCTTTTTTGTATATTTTCCTTTCAAATTTTAGAATTGATTAGATCTTTAAAATTATCTTGTTTTTTTTTAAGTTCTCCAGTTTAGGTTTTTAGATAGGGTACTTTTTTTAGATCAGTATTCGTAATTTTTACTTTACAAATTTTCATTTGCTGTCAAATTCTTTTGTATTTAAAAACTTGATCAAATTATTTTGAGAATTATAATTTAAGGCATTTCAAATTTTTTATAAAAATTGAAGATGGAGTAGGGGAGTCTTATTTTTTTCATTCACATATTTTCGATTAAATTATTTTTAATTAAACCGACAATTTAAATTTTTTGATCTGAAGAGATGTTTGGTTCCTGATCAACTAAATTTTAACTTTTTCCATGAAAGCGCTAAAAATCGACCTTCATAAATAGGTTAAAAATCGATTTTATCGATTTTTATAAGTATTTACATCTCGATTTATTTTGAGTTAAAATTGCAGCTGTTTTTGAAAGAATTTGCTTTCTGAAATCAATTTTTAATGCTTTTTTATTCATACTGGTGGAAGTAGATATAAAAACTGATATTTTTAAGTTTAAGTAGAACTTTTAGAGAAGAGTTTTGAAAATAATTAATTTGCCCAATTTGTAAAATGGAGTAGGGGAGATGTTTCTTAAATTTAAAAAAGAGAATATTTTAGGTGTAAATATTTTCTTCAGATTTTATTAAAATTAGATCAGATATCAAAATGAGGTTTGAATTCAAAACAAGAAAACTCAGGAAAAAAATTCTGAGTTTTTTATTTTTTAAGCTAAAAACATTGAAATTCGACCTCCAGAAACGGCTTAAAAATCGATTTTCTATCTTTTTTCGATAATGTATATCAAACTTGAAAATTCGTTGGAAAATAATGCCTTTACGTTCGAAATCGTTCCGTAGATCACTGCTTTTGCCCAAAATAGAGGTGATTTTTTGTATTTTTCGCTCAGCATAGAGATATAATAGGAATCTAATACCAAAGGTTTGATTTTTCTCATTTTCCAATCCGGGTTTTTCGAAATTAAATTTTCCATACCGTTTTTAGAGAAATGATAGATGTGTCTGGGTACGTCATAGGCTGCCCAATATTCTTTGTAATGTTTTGCATCATAAGAGGTAGGGTTGGGGACTGCAATAACGAGAATTCCCTTTTCTTTTAATTTCCCGTGAAATGTTTTGAGCATCTCATCCTGGTTTTCGATATGTTCAAAAACATGCCATAGTGTGATTGCCTCTAAACTGCTGTCTTCAATTGTAGTGAGATCATTTAAAATATGAGCTTTGGTTATTTTTCCCTGTGCAGCTTTTCTTGCATCAGCATCCGGTTCAAAACCGAATGTATCGAAATCATTTTCTATATATTTTACAAATTCTCCGGCACCACATCCGTAATCCAGAACTTTTGATCCTTTTTTTATTCGGTCTACCAGGATATTTTTTTTGTATTGCAGGTTGAAAGACTGCAGGAATTTGTATAGTTTTTCTTTTAAGCTTCCTGAATCCTGATGATGAGAAATGTAATCTTCACTTTCATAATATTTAGAAATATTAGATGGGATAGGGGAGGTTTTAAAAACTCCTTTTGTTTCCGTTTCTTTTATTTCAAATATTTCCTGTGAAAGAAAATGATCTTTTATTTTCATTGAAATCTTAT of the Chryseobacterium aureum genome contains:
- the tsaB gene encoding tRNA (adenosine(37)-N6)-threonylcarbamoyltransferase complex dimerization subunit type 1 TsaB, giving the protein MKILYLETSSRNCSVAVSDNEKLLCVCEEVSENYKQSESLHTYVEWALEGAGISLKDIEAVCLGKGPGSYTGLRIGAASAKGFCYGLKIPLMAVNSLESMIEPFLGHNYDFVVPLIDARRMEVYTAVYDGHTGKELSPTEAKILDETSFEEFRDKRVVFVGDGAKKAKEILNLPEAIFNENVYPSSQYLIRKTLEKIEKKEFEDMAYFEPFYLKDFHGVKKKKSEE
- a CDS encoding SDR family NAD(P)-dependent oxidoreductase, translated to MKTILITGATSGIGKSTAELLAKQGNRIIICGRRNEVLEAVKSELSQYTEIFSLKFDVRNLEQVETAINSLPENWKDIDVLINNAGNAHGLDPLSAGKTDDWDSMIDGNVKGLLYVSKMIIPVMKTKNLGHIVNISSVAARQTYANGVVYCATKKAVDVISEGMRLELTEFGIKVTNIQPGAVETDFSLVRFKGDSEKASTVYAGYEALKAEDIADAIAYCINAPKHVTISDMTIYPSAQAEPRTIYRK
- a CDS encoding YraN family protein, which produces MAHHNDFGKIAEDMAADYLKKNGYKILVRNFRFQKAEIDIITEKDNLIIVVEVKARSTDAFMLPQEAVTKTKIKSIVSAANHYMEELNKNNEVRFDIISVLPDENKNLMIDHIKDAFQAFDAN
- a CDS encoding S66 peptidase family protein, encoding MKKMIFPKSLKKGDKIAVISPAGAVDASQLEKGIEMIKSRGFEPVLGEHLYTRFSNGYNYAGTEKERAKDINWALNDTEIRAVWASRGGYGCQHLIQHLKLKNFTENPKWYIGYSDNTVIQSYLLKKGFVSIHGQTIKTSSFGVTEESYDLIFDILKGKKPKYNLKSHQFNKEGNIEGELVGGNLALIYALLGTKYSFDFKDKILFIEDIGENFYALDRMIMSLELAGVFSKIKGLIVGGMTNMGDEKENKSYEESFDEFAYKLISDRVSKYKFPVVFAFPNGHIKDNRPLLIGANVQMKVGSKVKIEF
- a CDS encoding LysE family translocator, whose protein sequence is MLELVLSAIILGFMLSLVFIGPIFFLLIETSFSRGPRHALSLDLGVITADLLCIVAAYYASTDIVSLIDKHPGFYRITSILIFIYGIVMLVTKTKMHLPGEERIIGQNYIKTFFNGFFFNLLNVGVILFWLVTVISVRNQYPDTSSFILYIGIVLATYLSIDLAKIFLAKQFHDKLTQKLANQIRRVVGCILIIFSFFIFLQSFKKFNQFEKQLEEAEKKEVKYQKTK
- the rnr gene encoding ribonuclease R, yielding MPKKRKYISHKNDLKLMEIGRLILRFMNANSSKIYNYKQIADGIDYKNPRQRELVIQALHKLQGSEKIKEVEKGKYIVNLKIAGTLTGIIDFNQSGNAYVNVEGLEDDVFVHSKNVKDALQGDKVLIITYHYKGKKLEGSVLEVLERNRTEFVGTFQKVAHKDFGFVVCDKKSINTDIFIPKGKFSTAEDGDKVIVKMTEWRPGDKNPEGEIIQVLGAPGEHETEIHSILAEYGLPYEFPSEVEADADKIDRSITDEEVAKRWDMRNICTFTIDPKDAKDFDDALSIRKLENGNWEIGVHIADVSHYVVPGTILDDEAYQRATSVYLVDRVVPMLPEVLSNDVCSLRPHEDKYTFSAVFELNDNAEIQKQWFGRTVIHSDRRFTYEEAQERIESGQGDLAEEINTLDKLAKILRHERIRKGAITFDRSEVRFNLDENNEPVGVYFKISKDSNHLIEEFMLLANKKVSEFVSLSRKGEITNNTFIYRVHDDPDPAKLESLRDFVATFGYKMNLANTKKVAESLNKLLHDVKGKGEENMIETLAMRSMSKAVYSTEPIGHYGLGFEYYSHFTSPIRRYPDLLAHRLLQHYLDGGKSPNRGELEDKAKHCSAMERLAADAERDSIKFMQVKFMEKHLGETFKGVISGVAEFGFWVEIPENGAEGLIKLRDLVDDSYMYDAKTHAVYGVRHGNKYQLGDEVQIKVVKANLIQKQLDFQIVK
- the rpiB gene encoding ribose 5-phosphate isomerase B; the protein is MKRKIAIAADHAGYEYKEIVKNYLSERFEVQDFGTFSTNSVDYPDFVHPAATSVENGENELGILLCGSGNGVQITANKHQKIRCALCWMPEIASLARQHNDANMISIPARFISKELAIEIVDQFLSTDFEGGRHQNRVDKIAVC
- a CDS encoding phosphoglycerate kinase, with the translated sequence MKTINDFNFKNKKALVRVDFNVPQDDQLKVTDNTRIVAVKPTVEKILNDGGSVILITHLGRPKGEVKDEFSLKHIVGEVSSVLGKEVKFVDECIGEKAEQAAADLKPGEVLLLENVRFHNEEEKGDAAFAEKLSKLGDAYVNDAFGTAHRAHASTAVIAKYFTSTKYFGLLMAKELQAIDKVLKSGERPVTAILGGSKVSTKITIIENILPAVDNLIIGGGMAFTFIKALGGKIGTSLVEEDKIPLALEILGKAKEHNVKVYLPSDTIIAESFSNDVERKEVDIYAIPEGWMGLDAGQKSRDQFNDVLLNSRTILWNGPIGVFEMSNFAGGTVALGESIAEATRLGAFSLVGGGDSVAFVKQFGYADQVSYVSTGGGAMLESLEGLELPGVAAINN
- a CDS encoding class I SAM-dependent methyltransferase; protein product: MKIKDHFLSQEIFEIKETETKGVFKTSPIPSNISKYYESEDYISHHQDSGSLKEKLYKFLQSFNLQYKKNILVDRIKKGSKVLDYGCGAGEFVKYIENDFDTFGFEPDADARKAAQGKITKAHILNDLTTIEDSSLEAITLWHVFEHIENQDEMLKTFHGKLKEKGILVIAVPNPTSYDAKHYKEYWAAYDVPRHIYHFSKNGMENLISKNPDWKMRKIKPLVLDSYYISMLSEKYKKSPLFWAKAVIYGTISNVKALFSNEFSSLIYIIEKR